CCCCGGAGGGCCTCGGCCTGGGTTACCGCGAGTTGTTCGCTCCGGCCTGCGCCGTGCACGACTTCGCCTACCACAACCTGCGGGTGCTCGAGCCGACGGCCGAGAACCGCCGGGCGAGTGACCTGGCTTTCCACACCAACCTGAAGAGCATCTGTACGCGCCAGCGCCTGGTGGCCCAGCCAGCCTGTCTCTCGGCAGCGGCGGCTTACTACGCGGCGGTCAGACTCAGGGGCGCCACCCATTTCGCTGCAGGGACATAGCTTCAGCACGCGGCCCGGTGGATCGCCAGAGAGGAGGACCTGCAAGCCTCGCCGCCTGCGGGTCCTCCTCTCTTCACTCACTTCAGGTCAGTTGCTCAGCCGCTCAACTTCGCTCTGAGCAGAGAGCTGTTCGTGCACCTTCACCTCGCGCTCGGTCACCTGGTAGTCGTGGTCGGTGAACTGTTCGCCACGGCGACTCCACTTCAGGGCGCCGGAATGGTGGTGGCCGCGCAGATGGAAACCTTCCGGCAGGTGAATCTTTTTAAGGAAGTCGGTCGCTTTCATGGCCTTAGTGTACGCCTGACATGAAGACCCGTGCACCCCCACCCGTTCTGACCGTTCAGTCCGGATGGACACCGTAAGGGACGTGAAAAATCCCGTCCCCAGGAAGGCTGGAGACGGGCGCAGAGAAGGCCGGGGCCTCATACAGGTTCCGTTTGTTTGGTTAAAAAACCGGGAACGCGCCGGTTTGCCAACTCTACGCCCGGAACCCGTTTTTCTCCTTCTCGCTTCGCTCGGATTGAATCACTGCGTAAACGATTCAATCGGAGTCTGTATCAGACTTCGAGCGCTTTCTTGCTGATGAAGGGCATCTGGTCGCGCAATTCCTTACCCACGGTTTCGAGGGTGTGGCCGCGCATCTTGCCGCGCTGCTCTTCCATGTAGGGAAAGCCGCTCTCGGCGTCTTCGATGAAGCGCTCGGCGAATTTGCCGCTCTGGATATCCCCGAGCACGTTTTTCATCTCGGCCTTCGTCTCACCCGTGATGATGCGCGGGCCAGTCACGTAGTCGCCGAACTCGGCGGTGTTGGAAATCGAGTGGCGCATCCCCTCGAAGCCTTTCTCGTAGATCAGGTCCACGATCAGCTTGACCTCGTGCAGCGTCTCGAAATAGGCGATCTCGGGCTGGTAGCCGGCTTCCACCAGCGTCTCGAAGCCCGCCTGGATCAGGTGGGTTACGCCGCCGCACAGGACCGACTGCTCGCCGAAAAGGTCGGTCTCGGTCTCCTCCTTGAAGGTCGTTTCGAGCACCCCGGCGCGGGCACAGCCGATGCCACGCGCGTAGGCGAGGGCAATCTCGCGCGCATGGCCCGAGGCGTCCTGACCCACGGCGAAGATGCCCGGCATCCCCGCGCCGTCGGTGTAGACCCGGCGCAGCATATGGCCGGGGCCTTTGGGCGCGACGAGAAACACGTCCACGTCGGCGGGCGGCTTGATGCGCCCGAAGTGCACGTTGAAGCCGTGGCCAAAGGCGAGCGCCTTGCCGGCCCTCAGGTGTGGAGCAATGCTCTGCTCATAGACCTTGGGCTGCTGCTCGTCGGGAATGAGGAGCATGACAAGGTCGGCCTCTTTCGTCGCGTCCTCGATGGAAGCCACGCGCAGCCCCGCCTGCTCGGCCTTGGCGCGGCTGGCCGAGCCCTCGCGCAGGCCGACCACCACGTTGAAGCCCGAGTCGCGCAGGTTCTGGGCGTGGGCGTGCGCCTGCGACCCGTACCCGATGATCGCGATCAGCTTGTTCTCGATGGGGGCGGTGTCCACGTCGCGGTCGTAATACATTTTTGCGGCCATGTCAGGGATTCTCCTACAGAAGTGTGCACTGGGGGGCAATGTGGGCTAGGCGGGGAGAGAAGAAGGGGGCGCCCAGGTCCTGTGCCCCCCCGAAACGCCCCCCATTCAGAACAGGTTCGGCACCTGCCGCGCCTTTTCCTCCCGCGCCTCGACGCCGAGGAGGGCCGGGCGCAGGGTCTCGGTCTCGCCGGCGTGGTAGACCTGCGCCGGGATGTCGGCATTGGAGCCGCGCGTGAGGGCGATGCGGCCCGTGCGCATGGTCTCCAGGATGCCGAAGGGGCGCATCTGCTCGATAAACGCCGTGATCTTGCCCTCGTCGCCCGTCACCTCGAAGGTGAGCGCGTGCCGGCCCACGTCCACGATGCGCGAGCGGAAGTCCTCGGCGATCTGCCGGACCTCGACGCGGGTGTCGGGGTTGATCGCCACCTTGACGAGCACGAGTTCGCGGTCCACGAATTTTTCCAGGCTGTGATCAATGACCTTGACCACGTCGTGCAGCTTTTCGAGTTGCCGAATCGCCTGCTCGACGACGCCCCGGTCGCCGTGCACCACGAAAGTCATGCGCGAGACGCCGGGGTGCTCGGTCTGGCCGACCGACAGGCTCTTGATGTTGTAGCCCCGGCGCCCGAACAGGGCCGTGATGCGGGTGAGCACGCGCGGCTCGTCGAGGACGATGGCGCTGAGCAGATGGTCGTGGGCGGCGGGGTCGGTCATGCGTTGTTCGCCTCCTCGGCGGCCTTGTCCATCGCGCCCGCAAGATTGGGCGCGCGCGGGGGCTCGGTTTCGATCATCTCGTAGAGCGCGGCGCCCGCCGGCACCATCGGGAAGACGCCGTGCTCGTTCGGCACCACGACTTCGAGCAGGGCCGACTTGGGATCATTCAGCCAGGCGTCGATCGCACCCGGCAGCTCCTCGGCGCTGCTCGCGCGGTAGCCGGGCACGTCGTAGGCATCCGCGAGCTTGAGGAAGTCGGGGTTGGAGTCGCCGAGCCAGACCTCGGAGTAGCGCTTCTCGTGGAAGAGCTCCTGCCACTGCCGGACCATGCCGAGGAAGGAATTGTTGACGATGCAGATCTTAACGTTGCGAATGTCGTACATCTTGAGCGTAGCGAGTTCCTGCGCCGTCATCTGGAACCCGCCGTCGCCCGCGATCACCACTGAGCGCACCCCCGGCTCGGCGAGCGCGGCGCCGATGGCCGCCGGGAAGCCGAAACCCATCGTGCCGAGGCCGCCCGAGTTCAGCCACCTGCGGGGCTTCTCGAAGCGGGCGAGCTGCGCGGCGAGCATCTGGTGCTGGCCCACGTCGCTGCTCAGAATGTCGTCGGGCGTGAGGCGGTCGCACACCGCCTTGACCGCGTACCCGGCGCCCCAGTGCTCAGGCGTCACGGTGCGGCCCTGCCACTCGGCGATCTGGGCGAGCCACCCGCCGATCTCCAGCCGCTCGGCCCCCTCGGTCAGCGCGAGGGCGGCGGTCCTGGCGTCGCTGCGCACCGGCACGTGGGTCCGCACGATCTTGCCGATCTCGGCGGCGTCGAGTTCGACGTGAATGATGCTGGCGTTGGGGGCAAACCCGCTCACCCGCCCCGTCACCCGGTCGTCGAAACGCATCCCGATGCCGACGAGCACGTCGGATTCGGAGATCGCCCGGTTGGCGGCCACCGAGCCGTGCATCCCCGGCATGCCGAGCCAGAGGGGATCGCTCGCGGGGTAGGCGCCGAGGCCCATCAGGGTGGTGATCACCGGCAGGCCCCAGGCGTGGGCGAGCGCCGTGAGTTCCGCCGCCGCGTCGAGCGAGCCGCCGCCGAGGACCAGGACCGGGCGCTGGGCCGACTTCAACAGGGCTTTGGCCTGCTCGACCGCTTCGGGCGCGGGCTGAGGCACTTCGGGACGTGCGTGGGGCCGGGGAATCTCGCCCGCGTACGGCGCGAGCTGGATGTCTTTGGGAATGTCCACGAGCACCGGCCCGGGCCGGCCCGAGCGGGCGATGCGGATCGCCTCGGTAATGACGCGCGGCAGCTCTTCGACGTCGCGCACGACGTAATTGTGCTTGGTGACCGGCATGGTGATGCCGGTGATGTCGGCTTCCTGAAAAGCGTCGGTGCCCATCAGGTGCCGCGCAACGTTGCCGGTGATCGCGAGCAGCGGCACCGAGTCGAGCATCGCGTCGGCGAGGCCGGTCACGAGGTTGGTGGCGCCGGGGCCGGAGGTCGCCATACACACGCCGATCTCGCCGGTCGCCTTGGCCCAGCCTTCGGCGGCGTGAACCGCGCCCTGCTCGTGGCGGGTGAGGATGTGGCGCACCTCGGGATAAAACGTCAGCGCGTCGTACACCGGCATGATCGCGCCGCCGGGATAGCCGAACACGGTGGTGATGCCGTGGTTGGCGAGGGTCGCCCACAGCGACTTGGCCCCTGTCATCTCTCCTCTGTCTTTCGCTTGCTCGCTCATCTTGGCTTCCTCCCTCACTGGGTCCTGATCAAGCTTCTGATCAAAAAAGGCCCCCCGCCTCTTCGGTGTGGGCGGGGGGCGCGCGGCGCGGAACGCGACTGCTCAGCCTCGGGCTCCCCCGTTGCCAAGAAGAATCGCTACGATGCGCGCGCTCATGCCCATCAAGGTACGCGGCGGGGGGCACCGGGCGCAAGGCGGCGTCTAGGTAAGGAGACCGCGCCAGACTGCAAAAAAGGAGTACGGCGCGGGGAACAGCGGCGGCAACCGGTCTGGAGAGTGCGCTCAGCGCCGCGCGCCCCCCACCTGCGTCTCCCACCAGGACCGCACCCACACCCGGAAATCGCCGTAGCTCGGGCCCAGCGTCAGGCGGGTCTTGCGGTCTTTCTCGGCGCGCATCGCCCCGAGCTTCTCGTTGAGGTGCCCGGCCTCTCCCCGGCTCCGCACGAAGCGGGCCGCCTGACCGTAGAGCCGCTCGCTGCCGGCCATCCGCCGCAGCTCGGCCACCTGGGCAGGCGTGAGGCGCAGCTCGCTCGCGAGGCGCTGCCCGTCGGCCGGGCGCAGCACGAACAGCCGGGTGAGCACCTCGGAACCCGGCCAGGGATCGCGGGCGGCGAGGGCGCTCGCCGGGCCGAGCAGCAGGGCCATCAGGACGATGGTGCGTTTCCACATGATTCCAGCCTAGGGGGCGGTCATGAGGCGTGATGAGGAGGCCTGGGCCGACCCTAGCGGCTGCGTCCCCCCTGGGCGAGCAGCTCGGCGGCGATCTCCTCCCCGAGCAGCTCCTCGCGCTCCTCGTGGGTCAGCGCCACCATCACGCGCCGCAGCACCACTTCAACCGCTTGATCGGCGCTCTCGTCGAGGGTCAACCCGTCGAGCAGCGGCACGTCGTGCTGAGCGGCGAGCTTTTCGAGTTCTTCTTGCATCACCCGGATCTCGTCGAAGTAGCGCATGTAGCGGTGCAGGGGCCGGCTCGCCGCCGTCTCCTGGTCGCGGCTCTGGAAATGCCGGCGGTGCTCGGCCTCGTCAGGCAGCGAGACGAGCATCGGCACGACGAGCGCTCCAGCGAAGGCGTCGGCGCGCAGGTAGCCGGGGACGAGGTGCACGCCTTCGAGGACCAGACTGGTGCCCTCCTCAATCGAGCGGGTCACGACCGCGCCGAGGCCCACGTTGACCTGCCCCACCTGATCGCGGAAGCCGGCGAGCAGTTCCTCGCGGGTGGGGTGTTCGGCACGCGTTTCGCCGGGCGGCACGAGCGCTTCCCAGGCGTTGAAGGTGCTCGCGTGCAGCGTGGGCAGCAGCGCAGGCGACACCATCGCGCGCATCACCTCGCGGATCGAGTCGGTGCTCACGACGCGGGCGATGCCGAGGCGGTAGGCGATCTCGGCAGCGAGGAAGCTCTTGCCGGTGCCGCTCACCCCGCCAAGCAGCACGATCAGGGGTCGGGGCGGCATGCGAATCACCCGCAGGAGGCGGTAACGCGCGCTCACGTCGGGGCCGACCTCGTCGCGCAGCAGGCCCTCCACCTTCTCGCGGATCTGACGCCGGCGCACCACGCGGTCGTCCGAGCCGCGCAGGTCGCGCTGCGTCACGCGCGCCACCTTGCGCGCCACGTCGGGCGTGACCCCGGCGGCGAGCAGCGACTGCACGAGCAGCCCCTTGGAAAAGGGCAGTGGCGGCGAGCCGTCCTCCCCCACCACCCCGAGCTTGCCCCGGTTGCGCTGAAGGTAACGGTAGGTCAGGCGCAGGTGTTCGCCGTACTGCTCGGCGAGGACATTTTCGGTCAGCTCGTCGATCTCGCGCACCCCGACCCGCCGCAGTCCGCGCCGGCGCAGTTCCACGTCCACCGCGCTCGCCGTCGCGTAGGCCTCGCGCCCGCTCAGGCCCGCGTCTTCGAGGGTGCGCGCGAGCACCCCGCGGCTGAACGGCAGCTCGCCTTTCTTAGCGATCACCAGGATGTCCACGAAGGCGGGGGTCTGCTCGGCGGCGCGCTTCGCCACCTCGGGGCCGATCAGGTCGCTGGCCACCTCGACCATCAGGCGCTGCACCTCCTCCGGAGGCACCGGGCTGCGGCGCAGGTGACGCAGGGTCTGTTCGATCCGGCGCGCGGCGGCGGCGGCCTGTGCTCCCGTCGCCCCTGCATTGATCAGCGACTCGGCGACTAGGCCGCGGCTGAAAGGCCACGACTGTCGCGCCGTGCCGATCAGGAGTTCAGGTTGCGTCATGGCCTCACCTCCCCGCTCGCCCCACCATCAGTACAGCACCCCTCCGTACAGAGCCCCTCAGTACAGGGCAATGTATCCGTCGGTGCGGCTCTCGGTGCCGCCTTCGAGCACGCCGGTCTCGGGATCACGCCGGATCATCTGTCCGCGCCCGAAGGAACCGGAGTCGAGCTGCACCCTGACCTCGTGTCCGCGCGAGATCAGGCCCCGCGCAACCTCGGCACCCAGACCCGGCTCGACCTCGACCTGACGGCCCGCGAGCCATTGCCAGCGCGGTGCGTCGAGGGCGGCCTGCGGGTCGAGGCCGTAACGCAGGCTGTTCAGGACGACTTGCAGATGCCCCTGCGGCTGCATGAAGCCGCCCATCACGCCAAAAGGCCCGACCGGCGTACCGTCCGCGCGGCCCAGGAAGCCGGGGATGATGGTGTGGTAGGGCCGCTTGCCGGGCGCGAGCGCGTTGGGGTGCGCGGGGTCGGTGTGGAAGTTGTGGCCCCGGTTGTGTAGCCCGATGCCGGTGCCGGGCACCACCACGCCCGAGCCGAAGCCCATGTAGTTGCTCTGGATCAGGCTAACAAACCCGCCCTCGCCGTCCGCCGCCGCGAGGTACACGGTGCCGCCGGTGCTCGGGGCGCGCGTCTGGGGGTCGTGGGCCGTGTCCGAGAGCTGCGCGCGGTGGGCCTGGGCGTTCTCCCGCGAGAGCAGCCGCTCCACGTCCACTTCCACGTGCCGGGGGTCGGCGACGTGGGCGTGGGCGTCCGCAAAACCGCGCTTCATCGCCTCAATCTGGAGGTGCAGCCCCGCCGGGTCGTCGCGCCGCTCGGGCAGGGCGCTGAGGTCGAGGACGTTCAGCGCGATCAGGGCCGCGATGCCCTGGCCGTTGGGCGGCAGCTCGTAGACGCGGTGGCCGAGCACTTCGGTCCAGATCGGCGTGACCCACTCCGAGCGGTGCGCGGCGAGGTCGGGGGCGCGCAGCAGCCCGCCGGTCGCTCCGGCGTGGGCGACGATCTTCTGCGCGAGTTCACCCGTGTAAAAGGCCTCGCCGCCCGTCTGCGCGATGAGTTCGAGCGTGCGGGCGTGCGCCTCGCTGCGCCACATGGCCCCCGGACGCGGGGTGAAGCCGTCCGGCGCGAAGGTCCGGAACCATTCCTCGAAAATCGGCAGCCCGGCGCGGCGGTAGGCGCTGATCGCCCGCGCCCAGCCCGCCGCGAGCACGGGGGACAGCGGGTAGCCCTCACGCGCGTAACGAATCGCCGGCCCGAACAGCTGCTCGAAGTCGAGCCGCCCGAACTTCGCGTGCAGGTCCAGCCAGCCGCGCACGCCGCCCGGCACCGTGACCGGCGTCCAGCCGAGGCGGGGCATCTCGCCGCCGTGCGCCGAGGCGAGATGATCCAGCGTCAGGGCCGCCGGGGCCGCGCCGCTCGCGTTCAGGCCGTGGAGTTCCCCCCCTGCCCACACGAGGGCGAAGTTGTCCCCGCCAATGCCGTTGCTCGTCGGCTCGACAACCGTCAGAGCGGCGGCAGTGGCAATCGCGGCGTCGACGGCGTTGCCGCCCGCTTGCAGGATGCTGAGCCCGGCCTGGGCGGCGAGCGGCTGACTCGTCGCCACCATGCCCTGACGGGCGTAGGCCGGGCGGCGAACGGTGGGAGTCGGTGTCTGAAACCCCATGCGGGGAAGATAGCGCCCGCCGCGCTGCCTGTTCGGTGACGCCGTGCCCGCCGTGCAGAATGCCCGCCGCGCATAATGCCCCCCGATGCTCTCCCCCGCCGCCCCGCTCGCCCTGACGGTCCTCTCGACCAGCCTCGACCCCGACAGCCGCTCGGCCTGGCTCGCCGAACTCGCCGCCGGGGAGCTGCGCTCTAGCGGGCACACGGTCACGCACCTCGACCTGCGGCGCGAGCCCCTGCCCCCCTTCGACAACGCGCAGGGAGAGGGCGGCTGCTACGCGCATCCGGGCGCCGAGCGCTACCACCGCGCGATCCGGGAAGCCGACGGCCTCTTTCTCGCCGCGCCGGTCTACAACTGGGGGCTGGGCTCGGGGGCCAAGGCGCTCGTCGAGCTAACCGGCAGCAGTGACGAAGAGCGGGGCCTGCACGGCGCGTGGTTCGACCAGCCGGTCACCTTTCTGATCTCGGGCGGACTCGACCACGGATATCTCAGCCACGGGGCCTTCGCGTTTGGGCTGATGGTGGATTTTCGCTGCGTGGTGAACCCGGATTTCGTGTACGCCACGTCCGCCCACTGGGACGCGCCGGGGGTGCCGGGCGAGTGGCTGCGCGGACGGCTGACGCGCACGGTGGAGCGCGGGGTGGACCTCGCGGCGAGGCTGAGGGGGCGCGACTACCGGAGCGTGTGGGAGCTGTGACCAGTGCTCCCCTTCTGCCCCCGACGGAGCGCCCGCGCATTCTGGTCGAGCACCCCGACTTCTACGTGGTGCACAAGCCCGCGCTGTGGCTCACCCACCCGGTGCGGGCGCGGGTGGACGTGCCGGACCTCCTGACCTTCATGCAGCGCGAGAAGGGCGAAACGGACCTGGCGCCGCCGCACCGCCTCGACCGCGAGACGAGCGGAGCGCAGCTCCTGACGCGCGACCGCGACGCGGCCCGGCGCTTTTTCACCCTCTTCAAGACGCACCTCGTCGGCAAGACCTACCTCGCCGTCGTGCACGGCGAACCCGACTGGGAACGCCGGACCCTCGACGCGCCTCTTGGAGACCTGGGGCTCGGGGGCACGAACCGCATCGCGATCCGGCAGGCCGTGGTGCCGGACGGGCGCCCCGCCGTCACCGACTTCCGGGTGCTGGAACGCCGCGCCGGGCATGCGCTGATCGAGGCGTATCCGCGCTCGGGGCGGCTGCACCAGATCCGCGCGCATCTCTCGCACCTCGGGCTGCCGATGGTGGGCGACAAGATCTACGGGCGCGATCCGCAGGCGTTTCTCGACTTCATGGAGCGCGGCCAGACGCCCGAACTCACCGCGCGGCTGGGGCTGGCGCGGCAGGCGCTGCACGCGGCGCGCCTCACCTTTCCGTGGGCGGGCGCGCCGTTCGTGGCCGAGGTGCCGCTGGCAGCGGACCTGCGGGTGTACTGGGAGGGGCTGACTTAAACCTCAGCCCTCATCGCTTGCGAATCAGGTTGAACTGCTCGCTGTTCGACGGGTTGGGCACCCAGCCGCTGATGCTCGTGCGGGCGGCGCACAGGGGCCGCGAGTGGATGATCGGAATCCGGACTGCCGCCGCGTGCGTCAGCTCGTGGACCTGCCCGTAGAGGGCGGCCTGCTGTCCCCGGGTCTTGGCGCCGGACGCGCGGGTGAGCAGCGCCTGCACCTGCGGGCTATCGAAGTTGGAGTCCTTGACACCGCCGGGGCCGTAGAACGAGTCGTAGAAGTTGCCCGGCGCCCCGAATTGCCCGGTCCAGCCGATCATGTACATGTCGAAGCCCGGCGCCTTGTTGCGGTCCTCGAGGTATTTGGCCCAGTCCTCGGTCTTGAGGTTGGTCTTGATGCCGATGGCGGCGAGGTCGGCGGCCATCGCCTCGGCGATCGGCTTGGGCGTGGGGAAGTAGGGCCGCGACACTGGCATGTACCACAGGTCGAGCGTGAAGCCGCTCGGGTAGCCGGCCTCCGCGAGCAATTTCTTGGCGGCGGCGACGTTCAGGCCCACCGGCGTGACCTTTTTGCTGTTCGCCCAGGCGAGCGGCGGCGGCAGGAAGCTGTCGTCGCTGACGCCGAGATCGCCCCAGAACGCCTCGGCAATCGCGCGGCGGTTGAGGGCGAGCCGGATCGCCTGACGCACCTTGACGTTCCTGAGCTGCTCCTGGCGGGTGTTCAGGCTCAGAAAGCCCACGTTGAAGCTCGGGCGCAGCACCGCCGCGAGGTTCTTGTCGTCGCGCACGGCCCGCAGGCTCTCGGGGTTGAGGTCGCAGGCGAAATCG
The DNA window shown above is from Deinococcus reticulitermitis and carries:
- a CDS encoding NADPH-dependent FMN reductase; this encodes MLSPAAPLALTVLSTSLDPDSRSAWLAELAAGELRSSGHTVTHLDLRREPLPPFDNAQGEGGCYAHPGAERYHRAIREADGLFLAAPVYNWGLGSGAKALVELTGSSDEERGLHGAWFDQPVTFLISGGLDHGYLSHGAFAFGLMVDFRCVVNPDFVYATSAHWDAPGVPGEWLRGRLTRTVERGVDLAARLRGRDYRSVWEL
- a CDS encoding RluA family pseudouridine synthase; the protein is MTSAPLLPPTERPRILVEHPDFYVVHKPALWLTHPVRARVDVPDLLTFMQREKGETDLAPPHRLDRETSGAQLLTRDRDAARRFFTLFKTHLVGKTYLAVVHGEPDWERRTLDAPLGDLGLGGTNRIAIRQAVVPDGRPAVTDFRVLERRAGHALIEAYPRSGRLHQIRAHLSHLGLPMVGDKIYGRDPQAFLDFMERGQTPELTARLGLARQALHAARLTFPWAGAPFVAEVPLAADLRVYWEGLT
- the ilvN gene encoding acetolactate synthase small subunit: MTDPAAHDHLLSAIVLDEPRVLTRITALFGRRGYNIKSLSVGQTEHPGVSRMTFVVHGDRGVVEQAIRQLEKLHDVVKVIDHSLEKFVDRELVLVKVAINPDTRVEVRQIAEDFRSRIVDVGRHALTFEVTGDEGKITAFIEQMRPFGILETMRTGRIALTRGSNADIPAQVYHAGETETLRPALLGVEAREEKARQVPNLF
- the ilvC gene encoding ketol-acid reductoisomerase; translation: MAAKMYYDRDVDTAPIENKLIAIIGYGSQAHAHAQNLRDSGFNVVVGLREGSASRAKAEQAGLRVASIEDATKEADLVMLLIPDEQQPKVYEQSIAPHLRAGKALAFGHGFNVHFGRIKPPADVDVFLVAPKGPGHMLRRVYTDGAGMPGIFAVGQDASGHAREIALAYARGIGCARAGVLETTFKEETETDLFGEQSVLCGGVTHLIQAGFETLVEAGYQPEIAYFETLHEVKLIVDLIYEKGFEGMRHSISNTAEFGDYVTGPRIITGETKAEMKNVLGDIQSGKFAERFIEDAESGFPYMEEQRGKMRGHTLETVGKELRDQMPFISKKALEV
- a CDS encoding phospholipase A2, encoding MLLAGVLGSCAPAFSFPEFEPESSAAPITVVKQLGWGTPEAFEAARPRLEHRWPQLDWESNGCSAPEGLGLGYRELFAPACAVHDFAYHNLRVLEPTAENRRASDLAFHTNLKSICTRQRLVAQPACLSAAAAYYAAVRLRGATHFAAGT
- a CDS encoding ABC transporter substrate-binding protein; the encoded protein is MKTAPCTVLALTLSLFALSSATAATLVYGAGGDPVSLESGNINDTNSAIAQNQIYDTLTKVKPGSTSLAPGLASSWFANPDRTVWTFNLRRGVKFHDGTPFNADAVVFNVSRWWDPAAPDRGQKAWESWLLIFGAAKGEGSALRGVRKNGEYQVIFTLTRPLANFPEMIGANFFGIASPAAVRKAGATYGTPAGGAVGTGPFRFQSWVTGQQVNLTANTAYWGSKPQVERLVLRSIKDPSARLNELKAGTVDFACDLNPESLRAVRDDKNLAAVLRPSFNVGFLSLNTRQEQLRNVKVRQAIRLALNRRAIAEAFWGDLGVSDDSFLPPPLAWANSKKVTPVGLNVAAAKKLLAEAGYPSGFTLDLWYMPVSRPYFPTPKPIAEAMAADLAAIGIKTNLKTEDWAKYLEDRNKAPGFDMYMIGWTGQFGAPGNFYDSFYGPGGVKDSNFDSPQVQALLTRASGAKTRGQQAALYGQVHELTHAAAVRIPIIHSRPLCAARTSISGWVPNPSNSEQFNLIRKR
- a CDS encoding gamma-glutamyltransferase family protein, producing the protein MGFQTPTPTVRRPAYARQGMVATSQPLAAQAGLSILQAGGNAVDAAIATAAALTVVEPTSNGIGGDNFALVWAGGELHGLNASGAAPAALTLDHLASAHGGEMPRLGWTPVTVPGGVRGWLDLHAKFGRLDFEQLFGPAIRYAREGYPLSPVLAAGWARAISAYRRAGLPIFEEWFRTFAPDGFTPRPGAMWRSEAHARTLELIAQTGGEAFYTGELAQKIVAHAGATGGLLRAPDLAAHRSEWVTPIWTEVLGHRVYELPPNGQGIAALIALNVLDLSALPERRDDPAGLHLQIEAMKRGFADAHAHVADPRHVEVDVERLLSRENAQAHRAQLSDTAHDPQTRAPSTGGTVYLAAADGEGGFVSLIQSNYMGFGSGVVVPGTGIGLHNRGHNFHTDPAHPNALAPGKRPYHTIIPGFLGRADGTPVGPFGVMGGFMQPQGHLQVVLNSLRYGLDPQAALDAPRWQWLAGRQVEVEPGLGAEVARGLISRGHEVRVQLDSGSFGRGQMIRRDPETGVLEGGTESRTDGYIALY
- the ilvB gene encoding biosynthetic-type acetolactate synthase large subunit translates to MTGAKSLWATLANHGITTVFGYPGGAIMPVYDALTFYPEVRHILTRHEQGAVHAAEGWAKATGEIGVCMATSGPGATNLVTGLADAMLDSVPLLAITGNVARHLMGTDAFQEADITGITMPVTKHNYVVRDVEELPRVITEAIRIARSGRPGPVLVDIPKDIQLAPYAGEIPRPHARPEVPQPAPEAVEQAKALLKSAQRPVLVLGGGSLDAAAELTALAHAWGLPVITTLMGLGAYPASDPLWLGMPGMHGSVAANRAISESDVLVGIGMRFDDRVTGRVSGFAPNASIIHVELDAAEIGKIVRTHVPVRSDARTAALALTEGAERLEIGGWLAQIAEWQGRTVTPEHWGAGYAVKAVCDRLTPDDILSSDVGQHQMLAAQLARFEKPRRWLNSGGLGTMGFGFPAAIGAALAEPGVRSVVIAGDGGFQMTAQELATLKMYDIRNVKICIVNNSFLGMVRQWQELFHEKRYSEVWLGDSNPDFLKLADAYDVPGYRASSAEELPGAIDAWLNDPKSALLEVVVPNEHGVFPMVPAGAALYEMIETEPPRAPNLAGAMDKAAEEANNA
- a CDS encoding 2-phosphoglycerate kinase, which encodes MTQPELLIGTARQSWPFSRGLVAESLINAGATGAQAAAAARRIEQTLRHLRRSPVPPEEVQRLMVEVASDLIGPEVAKRAAEQTPAFVDILVIAKKGELPFSRGVLARTLEDAGLSGREAYATASAVDVELRRRGLRRVGVREIDELTENVLAEQYGEHLRLTYRYLQRNRGKLGVVGEDGSPPLPFSKGLLVQSLLAAGVTPDVARKVARVTQRDLRGSDDRVVRRRQIREKVEGLLRDEVGPDVSARYRLLRVIRMPPRPLIVLLGGVSGTGKSFLAAEIAYRLGIARVVSTDSIREVMRAMVSPALLPTLHASTFNAWEALVPPGETRAEHPTREELLAGFRDQVGQVNVGLGAVVTRSIEEGTSLVLEGVHLVPGYLRADAFAGALVVPMLVSLPDEAEHRRHFQSRDQETAASRPLHRYMRYFDEIRVMQEELEKLAAQHDVPLLDGLTLDESADQAVEVVLRRVMVALTHEEREELLGEEIAAELLAQGGRSR